A portion of the Bacillus thuringiensis genome contains these proteins:
- a CDS encoding flotillin family protein — protein sequence MTIPLIIGGVLLAILILLILVFITKYRTVGPDEALIVTGNWLGGGKNVVTTDDGKKIKIIRGGGTFVVPIMQRAEPLSLLNYKLEVGTRDTYTKQGVPITVNGVSIIKVGSTIEEVSTAAEQYLGKETEELKIEAKEVLEGHLRAILSSMTVEDAYSNREQFAQKVHEVASTDLKKMGLRIVSFTIKEIMDKNGYLDALGQPQIATVKRDATIANAEREKEARIEKARAEKEAKEAEYQRDAQIAEAEKHKELKVQSYKREQEQARADADLSYELQQAKAQQGVTEEQMRVKIIEREKQIELEEKEIARREKQYDAEVKKKADADRYAVEQSAEAEKVKQIKKADADQYKIEAEARARAEEVRVEGLAKAEIEKAQGQAKAEVQKAQGTAEADVIRLKGLAEAEAKQKIAEAFELYGQAAIMDMVLKMLPSYAKELASPLSNIDKITVVDTGGGGKNSGAGKVAGYATDLMATMQETLKASSGIDLKELLEGFAGKGAVQQLSSDKPVVSVVEDGKKEVEKDKDKE from the coding sequence ATGACGATTCCATTAATTATCGGTGGAGTTTTACTCGCAATTTTAATTCTACTCATTTTAGTATTTATTACGAAGTATCGTACGGTTGGTCCGGATGAAGCGTTAATTGTTACAGGGAACTGGCTTGGTGGAGGAAAGAATGTAGTTACCACTGATGATGGAAAGAAGATTAAGATTATTCGTGGGGGCGGTACTTTCGTAGTTCCAATTATGCAAAGAGCAGAGCCTTTAAGCTTATTAAACTATAAATTAGAAGTTGGTACACGTGATACGTATACGAAACAAGGTGTACCGATCACAGTAAACGGTGTTTCTATTATTAAAGTGGGATCAACAATTGAAGAAGTTTCCACGGCAGCTGAACAATATTTAGGAAAAGAAACAGAAGAGTTAAAAATAGAAGCAAAAGAAGTTTTAGAAGGGCATCTCCGTGCTATCTTATCTTCTATGACAGTAGAAGATGCGTATAGTAATAGAGAGCAATTTGCTCAAAAGGTACATGAAGTAGCTTCTACAGATTTAAAGAAGATGGGACTTCGCATTGTTTCCTTCACAATTAAAGAAATAATGGATAAAAACGGATACTTGGATGCGCTTGGTCAGCCACAAATTGCGACAGTTAAGCGTGATGCAACAATTGCGAACGCAGAGCGTGAAAAAGAAGCACGTATTGAAAAAGCACGTGCAGAAAAAGAAGCAAAAGAAGCAGAATATCAACGTGATGCACAGATCGCTGAAGCTGAAAAACATAAAGAATTAAAAGTACAGTCCTATAAGAGGGAACAAGAGCAAGCACGTGCAGATGCGGATCTTTCTTACGAATTACAACAAGCGAAAGCACAACAAGGTGTTACAGAAGAGCAAATGCGCGTTAAAATCATTGAGCGTGAGAAACAAATTGAATTAGAAGAAAAAGAGATTGCGCGTCGTGAAAAGCAATATGATGCAGAAGTTAAGAAAAAAGCCGATGCAGATCGCTATGCTGTTGAGCAATCAGCGGAAGCAGAGAAAGTAAAACAAATTAAAAAAGCCGATGCGGATCAATATAAGATTGAAGCAGAAGCGAGAGCACGTGCAGAAGAAGTACGTGTAGAAGGTTTAGCGAAGGCGGAAATTGAAAAAGCACAAGGTCAAGCGAAAGCGGAAGTACAAAAAGCGCAAGGTACAGCAGAGGCTGATGTTATTAGGTTAAAAGGTTTAGCAGAGGCAGAAGCGAAACAAAAAATCGCAGAAGCATTTGAATTATATGGTCAAGCGGCAATTATGGATATGGTTCTTAAAATGCTTCCAAGTTATGCGAAGGAACTTGCAAGTCCGCTTAGTAATATTGATAAAATCACAGTTGTCGATACAGGCGGCGGTGGTAAAAATAGCGGGGCCGGAAAAGTTGCGGGTTATGCGACTGATTTAATGGCAACGATGCAAGAAACGTTAAAAGCTTCTTCTGGCATTGACTTAAAAGAGCTATTAGAAGGATTTGCAGGAAAAGGAGCGGTACAACAATTATCAAGCGATAAACCTGTTGTATCTGTAGTAGAAGATGGGAAAAAAGAAGTAGAAAAAGATAAAGATAAAGAATAA
- the colA gene encoding collagenase ColA codes for MNKKSKINKVMLSISTMALSLGALQTHAAAEEKVPYNVLKTKPVGIEKPVDEVGHISKVDETLSFQERLKVGDFSQRPASITKKAAVKQVKDSYSMADLNKMNDQELVETLGSIKWHQITDLFQFNEDAKAFYKDKGKMQVIIDELAHRGNSFTKDDSKGIQTFTEVLRSAFYLAFYNSELSDLNERSFQDKCLPALKAIAKNPNFKLGTVEQDTVVSAYGKLISNASSDVETVQYASNILKQYNDNYTTYVNDRMKGQAIYDIMQGIDYDIQSYLTEARKEANETMWYGKVDGFINEINRIALLNEVTPENKWLVNNGIYFASRLGKFHSNPNKGLEVVTQAMHMYPRLSEPYFVAVEQITTNYNGKDYSGNTVDLEKIRKEGKEQYLPKTYTFDDGSIVFKTGDKVSEEKIKRLYWAAKEVKAQYHRVIGNDKALEPGNADDVLTIVIYNSPDEYQLNRQLYGYETNNGGIYIEETGTFFTYERTPEQSIYSLEELFRHEFTHYLQGRYEVPGLFGRGDMYQNERLTWFQEGNAEFFAGSTRTNNVVPRKSIISGLSSDPASRYTAERTLFAKYGSWDFYNYSFALQSYLYTHQFETFDKIQDLIRANDVKNYDAYRENLSKDPKLNKEYQEYMQQLIDNQDTYTVPEVADDYLAEHATKSLAAVKKEISDTLPMKDTKMTKHNSQFFNTFTLEGTYTGSVTKGESEDWKAMSKRVNESLEQLAQKEWSGYKTVTAYFVNYRVNSSNEFEYDVVFHGIAKDDGENKAPTVNINGPYNGLVKEGIQFNSDGSNDEDGKIVSYLWEFGDGSTSAEVNPVHVYEREGSYKVSLRVKDDKGKESRSETTVTIKDGSLTESEPNNRPEEANRIGLNSTIKGSLIGGDHTDVYTFNVASAKDIDISVLNEYGIGMTWVLHHESDMQNYAAYGQANGNHIEAKFNAKPGKYYLYVYKYDNGDGTYELSVK; via the coding sequence ATGAACAAGAAATCAAAGATCAATAAAGTGATGCTTAGCATTAGTACAATGGCTTTATCGTTAGGGGCACTTCAAACTCATGCAGCAGCGGAAGAAAAAGTACCATATAACGTGTTGAAAACGAAACCGGTTGGAATTGAAAAGCCGGTAGATGAAGTTGGACATATTTCAAAAGTGGATGAAACTTTATCATTTCAAGAACGTTTAAAAGTAGGAGATTTTTCACAGCGACCAGCATCTATTACGAAGAAAGCTGCAGTAAAGCAAGTTAAAGACAGCTATTCAATGGCTGATTTAAACAAAATGAATGATCAAGAATTAGTTGAAACGTTAGGCAGTATTAAGTGGCACCAAATTACAGACTTATTCCAGTTTAATGAAGATGCAAAGGCTTTTTATAAAGATAAAGGAAAAATGCAAGTCATTATAGATGAATTAGCTCATAGAGGTAATTCATTTACGAAAGATGATTCAAAAGGAATTCAAACGTTTACTGAAGTGTTGCGTTCAGCTTTTTATCTTGCATTTTATAATAGTGAATTAAGCGACTTAAATGAAAGAAGCTTCCAGGATAAATGTTTACCTGCTTTAAAAGCAATCGCAAAAAATCCAAACTTTAAGCTTGGTACAGTTGAACAAGATACAGTCGTATCTGCATACGGTAAATTAATTAGTAATGCTTCAAGCGATGTTGAAACGGTTCAATACGCATCGAATATTTTAAAGCAATACAATGATAATTATACTACTTATGTAAATGATCGAATGAAGGGACAAGCAATATACGATATTATGCAAGGTATTGACTATGATATACAGTCGTACTTAACTGAGGCTCGTAAAGAAGCGAATGAAACGATGTGGTATGGAAAAGTAGATGGGTTTATTAATGAAATAAATCGTATTGCTCTTCTAAATGAAGTAACGCCAGAAAATAAATGGCTCGTTAATAATGGCATTTATTTTGCTAGCCGTTTAGGGAAATTTCATAGCAATCCGAATAAAGGATTAGAGGTTGTTACACAAGCAATGCATATGTACCCGCGCTTAAGTGAACCGTATTTTGTTGCGGTAGAACAAATTACAACAAATTATAATGGCAAAGATTATAGCGGGAATACAGTAGATTTAGAGAAAATACGTAAAGAAGGAAAAGAGCAATACTTACCAAAAACGTACACATTCGACGATGGATCAATTGTGTTCAAAACAGGAGATAAAGTATCAGAAGAAAAAATTAAGAGACTATATTGGGCTGCGAAGGAAGTAAAGGCGCAGTATCACCGCGTAATTGGAAATGACAAAGCGTTAGAGCCAGGAAATGCGGATGATGTATTAACGATCGTAATTTATAATAGTCCAGATGAATATCAGTTAAATAGACAATTGTATGGATATGAAACAAACAACGGTGGAATTTATATAGAAGAAACAGGAACATTCTTTACATATGAGCGTACACCAGAGCAAAGTATTTATAGTTTAGAAGAGTTATTCCGTCATGAATTTACTCATTATCTGCAAGGGAGATATGAAGTTCCTGGTTTATTTGGAAGAGGAGATATGTATCAAAATGAAAGGCTAACTTGGTTCCAAGAAGGAAATGCAGAGTTTTTCGCAGGATCTACTCGTACGAATAACGTTGTACCAAGAAAGAGTATAATTAGCGGATTATCATCTGATCCTGCAAGCCGTTATACAGCAGAGCGTACACTATTTGCTAAATACGGTTCTTGGGATTTCTATAATTACTCGTTCGCATTGCAGTCTTACTTATATACGCATCAGTTTGAAACATTTGATAAAATTCAAGATTTGATTCGTGCGAATGACGTGAAAAATTATGATGCATATCGTGAAAATCTAAGTAAAGATCCTAAGTTAAATAAAGAGTATCAAGAGTATATGCAGCAGTTAATTGATAATCAAGATACATACACTGTACCAGAAGTAGCTGATGATTATTTAGCTGAACATGCAACGAAGTCATTAGCAGCGGTGAAGAAAGAAATTAGTGATACGTTGCCTATGAAAGATACAAAAATGACAAAACATAATTCTCAATTCTTTAATACATTTACATTAGAAGGTACGTATACAGGAAGTGTCACAAAAGGTGAATCAGAAGATTGGAAAGCGATGAGTAAAAGAGTAAATGAATCTTTAGAACAATTGGCGCAAAAAGAATGGAGTGGCTACAAAACTGTTACAGCTTACTTCGTTAATTATCGTGTGAATAGTTCAAATGAATTTGAATATGATGTAGTCTTCCATGGAATTGCGAAAGATGATGGAGAAAATAAAGCTCCAACAGTTAATATAAATGGCCCTTATAATGGGCTTGTAAAAGAGGGAATTCAATTTAACAGTGATGGTTCAAACGATGAAGATGGAAAAATTGTTTCTTATTTATGGGAATTTGGAGATGGAAGCACAAGTGCAGAAGTGAATCCAGTACATGTATATGAAAGAGAAGGTTCTTATAAAGTATCGTTAAGAGTAAAAGATGATAAGGGAAAAGAGAGCAGAAGCGAAACAACTGTTACGATTAAAGATGGAAGTTTAACAGAATCAGAACCAAATAATCGTCCAGAGGAAGCAAATCGTATCGGGCTAAATAGTACTATAAAAGGTAGTCTTATTGGCGGGGACCACACTGATGTTTATACATTTAATGTAGCATCAGCGAAAGATATCGACATTTCTGTTTTAAATGAGTATGGAATTGGGATGACATGGGTACTTCACCATGAATCGGATATGCAAAATTATGCGGCTTACGGTCAAGCTAATGGGAACCATATAGAAGCAAAATTTAATGCAAAACCAGGTAAGTATTACTTGTATGTATATAAATATGATAATGGCGATGGAACATACGAATTGTCGGTAAAATAA
- a CDS encoding nitrous oxide reductase accessory protein NosL yields MKVKYVVLAICLCFIFTVVGCGKKETAAVAIDEKHDKCDICQIGVTDNQFATEIILENGKALKFDDIGCMYKWMEINSDEKTKEKFVRDYDSKDWISLEDATYVYDKTITTPMAYNVISFKNKKDAESFVSNYKGKILSYKELAEHKWEMNKEMMGKPKAGNHGGHH; encoded by the coding sequence ATGAAAGTAAAATATGTCGTACTTGCTATATGTTTATGTTTCATATTTACAGTAGTCGGGTGTGGGAAAAAGGAAACAGCAGCTGTTGCCATTGATGAGAAACATGATAAATGTGATATTTGCCAAATTGGGGTAACAGATAATCAATTTGCAACAGAAATTATTTTAGAAAATGGAAAAGCGTTAAAGTTTGATGATATTGGTTGTATGTATAAATGGATGGAGATCAACTCAGATGAAAAGACGAAAGAGAAATTTGTCCGAGATTATGATTCGAAAGATTGGATTTCGTTAGAAGACGCTACTTACGTATATGATAAAACAATAACGACACCGATGGCTTATAATGTCATTTCATTCAAAAATAAAAAAGATGCAGAGAGCTTTGTATCTAACTATAAGGGGAAAATTCTTTCGTATAAAGAGTTAGCAGAGCACAAATGGGAAATGAATAAAGAGATGATGGGGAAACCGAAAGCAGGAAATCATGGTGGACATCATTAA
- a CDS encoding NfeD family protein codes for MVLFGYPLETIYLYGFIIATILTVIYIFFGDIFESIFSFGGGSVSVVTLLLSFFAMLCGLSYIGEYLFSFNSILIFGAACAISFIGVFIMKILILKPIAEAEQNTVQRMDEFIGCKGEVITTIPTEGFGEVLISSQFGSNAIPAKTVGKKDISQGTEVIIEGVQDGVLLVQNIAYSLKKPKL; via the coding sequence ATGGTCTTGTTTGGTTATCCACTTGAAACAATTTATTTATATGGATTTATTATTGCTACTATACTCACTGTTATTTATATCTTCTTTGGAGATATATTTGAATCGATATTTAGTTTTGGGGGCGGATCTGTATCCGTTGTTACTTTATTACTTAGTTTTTTCGCCATGTTATGTGGACTTAGTTATATAGGAGAATATTTATTTTCCTTTAATAGCATTCTTATTTTCGGGGCTGCATGTGCTATATCCTTTATTGGTGTATTTATAATGAAAATATTAATTTTAAAGCCGATTGCAGAAGCAGAACAAAATACCGTACAACGTATGGATGAATTTATCGGTTGCAAAGGAGAAGTCATTACGACAATTCCTACAGAAGGATTTGGTGAAGTATTAATTTCATCCCAATTTGGAAGTAATGCAATCCCAGCTAAAACAGTTGGAAAAAAAGACATTTCGCAAGGAACAGAGGTTATTATCGAGGGAGTCCAAGATGGTGTTTTACTTGTACAAAACATCGCTTATTCTTTAAAGAAACCAAAATTATAA
- a CDS encoding sensor histidine kinase, whose amino-acid sequence MVLKFKKLKLQPRITLTISTLILVVLMLTSYLFYYILSETVEEQIGKRALHVAKTVAAIPEIQEAFQKENPASIIQPIAEKIRIDTEADFIVVGNKEGIRYAHPERDKIGEAMIGGDNKGVLLEGKSYVSKATGSLGPSLRGKVPIRNQENEIIGVVSVGFSMADIHGAVEVYGKRVFWITIIGLLIGIIGSIYLAASIKRMMFGMEPEEISSLYEEHSTVIQSVREGIIVIDKNGRISLVNQAAYDILSLDKQQNIIGEFILNVIPNSTILDVLQTGEEQFDRQLNIKGQAVIANRLPIKVKNKVTGVVSSLRLKSEMDQLTAELSQTKQYTEALRAQTHEYNNLMYTLSGLIQLESYEDALELIHKETAVYQDFVQFIMKRIQNPWLGGILIGFYNRARELKIDFMLDRESGLDKLSPHIESNYVVSILGNLITNAFEAIEKNEENDKKVRMFVTDIGEEILIEVEDSGQGIHDEIITSIFYKGFSTKEGGERGYGLAKVKELVEDLNGSIAIEKGDLGGALFIIALPKERGE is encoded by the coding sequence ATGGTTTTGAAATTTAAAAAATTAAAACTCCAACCGAGAATTACATTAACTATTAGTACACTTATTTTAGTTGTACTTATGCTAACGAGTTATTTATTTTATTACATATTATCTGAAACGGTAGAAGAGCAAATTGGTAAACGGGCCTTGCATGTTGCGAAAACAGTTGCCGCGATACCAGAAATTCAGGAAGCTTTTCAAAAAGAAAATCCAGCTTCTATTATTCAGCCAATCGCAGAAAAAATTCGAATTGATACAGAGGCTGACTTTATTGTAGTTGGAAATAAAGAGGGGATTCGATATGCACATCCTGAGCGAGATAAAATAGGAGAAGCGATGATTGGTGGAGATAACAAAGGCGTTTTATTAGAAGGAAAATCATATGTTTCGAAAGCAACTGGATCATTAGGCCCTTCATTACGCGGAAAAGTTCCAATCCGTAATCAGGAAAATGAAATCATTGGTGTGGTGTCTGTTGGATTTTCAATGGCTGATATTCATGGAGCAGTAGAAGTGTATGGAAAGCGGGTATTTTGGATTACAATAATAGGTCTTTTAATTGGGATAATCGGCTCTATATATTTAGCGGCAAGTATAAAAAGAATGATGTTCGGGATGGAACCAGAAGAAATTTCATCTTTATATGAAGAGCATAGTACAGTGATTCAATCTGTACGTGAAGGGATTATTGTAATCGATAAAAATGGCAGGATTAGTTTAGTAAATCAAGCAGCTTATGATATTCTTTCGCTAGATAAACAACAAAATATTATTGGGGAATTTATTTTAAATGTAATTCCTAATTCAACGATATTAGATGTACTTCAAACTGGTGAAGAACAGTTTGATCGCCAATTAAATATAAAAGGACAGGCTGTTATTGCGAACCGTCTACCTATTAAAGTAAAGAATAAAGTAACTGGCGTTGTATCGAGCTTACGTTTGAAATCTGAAATGGATCAGTTAACAGCAGAATTATCTCAGACGAAGCAATATACAGAGGCATTACGAGCGCAAACGCACGAATATAACAATTTAATGTATACGCTTTCAGGTCTTATCCAATTAGAATCATACGAAGATGCTTTAGAGCTTATTCATAAGGAAACAGCGGTATATCAAGATTTTGTTCAATTTATTATGAAGCGGATTCAAAATCCATGGCTAGGTGGAATTTTAATTGGATTTTATAATAGAGCACGAGAGTTGAAGATTGATTTTATGCTAGATAGAGAAAGTGGTTTAGACAAATTAAGTCCACATATTGAGAGTAATTATGTCGTTTCTATTTTAGGAAATTTAATTACGAATGCATTTGAAGCAATTGAAAAAAATGAAGAGAATGATAAGAAAGTAAGGATGTTTGTAACTGATATTGGAGAAGAAATATTAATTGAAGTGGAAGATTCAGGGCAAGGGATTCATGATGAAATAATTACTAGCATATTCTATAAAGGCTTTTCGACGAAAGAAGGAGGAGAGCGAGGATATGGATTAGCAAAAGTGAAAGAGTTAGTAGAAGATTTAAATGGAAGTATTGCAATTGAAAAAGGGGATTTAGGTGGTGCGTTATTTATTATTGCACTACCGAAAGAGAGAGGCGAATAG
- a CDS encoding methyl-accepting chemotaxis protein has product MKQTSEATEQITQAIEQVSSGAEIQTKEVEEGATLLEEVTEGIQRVADSSSLVSTASMYTKKKAENGGKLVEQTVNQMQLIHESVSQSDKIIGLLDDKSKQIGAILEVIQHIAEQTNLLALNAAIEAARAGEQGRGFAIVADEVRKLAEQSGQSSTEIGKLVKEIQFDIKETVSSMNQVGAEVQSGLVVANETKQSFVEILKSTNDTVVQIDSMVDVAKQMTVDAKQVSASINEIAATIEENAASVQNIAGSSEEQLASVDEINAAAVHLSQMAEELQEMIGKFKI; this is encoded by the coding sequence ATGAAGCAGACAAGCGAAGCAACGGAACAAATTACACAGGCTATAGAGCAAGTATCAAGTGGTGCAGAAATACAAACGAAAGAAGTTGAAGAAGGAGCAACATTGTTAGAAGAAGTTACAGAAGGAATTCAGCGTGTTGCAGATAGTTCTTCATTAGTATCTACAGCCTCTATGTATACGAAGAAAAAAGCTGAAAATGGTGGGAAGTTAGTTGAACAAACTGTGAATCAAATGCAATTAATTCATGAGTCTGTTTCACAGTCAGACAAAATCATTGGTTTGTTAGATGATAAGTCGAAACAAATTGGAGCAATCCTTGAAGTAATTCAACATATTGCAGAACAGACAAATTTATTAGCGTTAAATGCGGCAATTGAGGCTGCAAGAGCTGGAGAGCAAGGTAGAGGATTTGCAATTGTAGCAGATGAAGTGCGAAAGCTAGCAGAACAATCAGGACAGTCTTCTACGGAAATTGGGAAACTAGTGAAAGAGATTCAATTTGATATAAAAGAAACAGTAAGCTCTATGAATCAAGTTGGAGCAGAAGTACAATCAGGACTTGTAGTTGCAAATGAAACGAAGCAAAGCTTTGTCGAAATATTGAAGTCTACAAATGATACAGTTGTACAAATTGATAGCATGGTAGATGTAGCAAAACAAATGACGGTAGATGCAAAACAAGTAAGTGCATCTATTAATGAAATTGCAGCTACGATTGAAGAAAATGCCGCAAGTGTTCAAAATATTGCTGGTTCCTCTGAGGAACAATTAGCTTCAGTAGATGAAATAAATGCAGCAGCAGTCCATTTATCACAAATGGCAGAAGAATTACAAGAGATGATTGGTAAGTTTAAAATATAA
- a CDS encoding CitMHS family transporter: MLALLGFAMVFVFMFLIMTKRMSALVALILIPSVFAVIGGFYANMGPMMLEGIQKLAPTGIMLMFAILYFGIMIDSGLFDPVISKILKFVKGDPLKIVVGTAILTIIVSLDGDGTTTYMITVSAMYPLYKRLGMNPLILAGVVMLGAGVTNLTPWGGPTARVMSALGLEASELFTPLIPGMIAGAIWVILVAYYLGKKERKRLGIMDVQYLKQMQTMDEQAATVEAAAHKRPKLLWINFLLTATLLVCLILEVMPLPVLFTVAFAIAVMINYPNLEQQKERIASHAGNVLAVVSLVFAAGIFTGILSGTKMVDAMANSVVTLIPDALGPQLPIITALLSMPFTFFMSNDAFYFGVLPILTKAAATYGISAAEMGRASLLGQPVHLLSPLVASTYLLVGMAKVDFGEHQRFTLLWAVGTTMVMLITGIVIGIIPI; the protein is encoded by the coding sequence ATGTTAGCACTACTTGGATTTGCGATGGTATTTGTCTTTATGTTTTTAATTATGACGAAACGTATGTCAGCACTAGTAGCCTTAATATTAATTCCGAGTGTTTTTGCAGTAATTGGCGGATTCTATGCCAATATGGGGCCTATGATGTTAGAGGGGATTCAAAAATTAGCACCTACTGGTATTATGCTTATGTTCGCTATTTTATATTTTGGAATTATGATTGATAGCGGTTTATTCGATCCTGTCATTAGTAAGATTTTAAAATTTGTAAAAGGAGATCCTTTAAAAATCGTTGTCGGAACGGCTATATTGACTATTATCGTTTCTCTAGATGGTGATGGTACAACAACATACATGATTACAGTTTCCGCAATGTATCCACTATATAAGCGCCTTGGAATGAACCCCCTCATATTAGCTGGAGTTGTTATGTTAGGGGCAGGAGTAACAAACCTTACACCTTGGGGTGGACCCACAGCTCGTGTTATGAGCGCACTTGGACTTGAGGCTTCCGAATTATTTACACCTCTTATTCCAGGAATGATTGCTGGTGCAATTTGGGTTATTCTCGTTGCCTACTATCTTGGAAAAAAAGAAAGAAAACGTTTAGGTATTATGGATGTACAGTATTTAAAACAAATGCAAACAATGGATGAGCAAGCTGCAACTGTCGAAGCCGCAGCGCATAAACGTCCTAAACTTCTATGGATTAACTTTTTATTAACTGCTACATTACTTGTCTGTCTCATACTAGAAGTTATGCCGTTACCTGTTTTATTTACAGTCGCTTTTGCTATTGCTGTTATGATTAACTATCCAAACTTAGAGCAACAGAAAGAACGTATTGCTTCTCATGCAGGGAATGTATTAGCAGTTGTTTCTCTCGTATTTGCTGCCGGTATTTTCACTGGTATTTTATCTGGAACAAAAATGGTAGATGCAATGGCTAACAGTGTAGTAACTCTTATACCAGATGCACTTGGACCACAACTACCAATTATTACAGCACTTCTCAGTATGCCATTCACATTTTTCATGTCTAATGATGCATTTTACTTCGGGGTATTACCTATCTTGACGAAAGCTGCTGCTACTTACGGAATTAGTGCAGCTGAAATGGGACGCGCTTCCTTACTTGGGCAACCCGTTCACTTATTAAGTCCGCTTGTCGCTTCCACTTATTTATTGGTTGGAATGGCCAAAGTTGATTTCGGTGAACATCAACGCTTCACTTTATTGTGGGCCGTTGGAACGACAATGGTTATGTTAATTACCGGAATTGTAATTGGGATTATTCCAATATAA
- a CDS encoding response regulator, with protein sequence MGEEIEVLIVEDDIRIADIHRRFTEKIEGFKVIGTATTGEQAKEWLELVKPQLVLLDVYLPDMQGTELVTYIRHHLHDTDIIMITAASETDVVRHALRGGVTDYIVKPLMFDRFKASLEGYQKKIIQLKKNNQLSTEQIEYLWSQRGVKGDQIEYAPKGIDPYTLAKVKKHMLTVNKEGITAEMLSSMIGVSRSTARRYLEYLISGKKVHAELIYGSVGRPERRYFLASS encoded by the coding sequence ATGGGTGAGGAGATTGAAGTATTAATTGTAGAAGATGATATTCGGATTGCTGACATTCATCGTCGTTTTACTGAAAAAATTGAGGGATTTAAAGTAATTGGAACGGCAACGACTGGAGAACAAGCGAAAGAATGGCTAGAGCTTGTGAAGCCACAGCTTGTTTTATTAGATGTGTACTTACCTGATATGCAAGGAACGGAACTTGTCACATATATTAGGCATCATTTGCACGATACAGATATTATTATGATTACAGCGGCATCGGAAACAGATGTAGTGAGGCACGCCCTGCGGGGCGGAGTAACAGATTATATCGTAAAGCCACTAATGTTTGATCGATTTAAAGCAAGTCTAGAAGGCTATCAAAAAAAGATTATACAGTTAAAGAAGAACAATCAATTATCTACGGAACAAATTGAATATTTATGGTCTCAAAGAGGTGTGAAGGGAGATCAAATAGAATATGCCCCGAAAGGGATAGATCCTTATACTTTAGCGAAAGTAAAAAAGCATATGTTAACAGTTAATAAAGAAGGGATTACAGCAGAAATGTTAAGCTCAATGATTGGAGTAAGCCGATCAACGGCAAGGCGCTATTTAGAGTATTTGATATCTGGGAAGAAAGTCCACGCAGAGCTAATATATGGAAGTGTTGGGAGACCGGAGAGACGTTATTTTCTTGCTTCTTCATAA